The DNA sequence TCGGGAGATTGACAGACCGTACGGTATTTTCGAAAAGGAGGGAAAGATGGAAACTCGCAAGCTGATTATGTTTCTTTTGCTGTTGTGTTGCCTGCCGGTGACTGCCCTGGCCCTGGAGGTGCGGGAGGCCGTGATCACGACGCAAGTCATTGATCGTGCCCCGGTTGATGCCATCCAGACCTACCCGTCGTCCGTGGAAAGGCTTTTCTGCTTCACGCGAGTGACCGGTGCCGCTGCCGACACTTCGATTACCCACGTCTGGTATCTGCGTGGGGTGAAGATGTCGCGTATCGAGCTGCCGGTCCGCTCCGGCGATTGGCGTGCATGGTCGCAAAAGACGATTTTACCCGGGTCGGCCGGCGACTGGAAAGTCGATGTGCTGGGTCCCGAAGGGAACCTGCTGAAGTCCATCTCCTTTACCCTCAACTGAGGATGGCAAGCCTTTGCCGCCGAGCAGCCGTCTAAAAATGCGAAGCGGAAGTGTCTGCGACAAAAAAGCGCCCCTGGCCGGGGCGCTTTTTTGTCGCAGAAGTAGAGCCGCTTACTTTTTCTTTTTCCCCTTGCCGCGGGCCGCACGGGCTTTGGCCAGATTCTCACCGAGGCCGCGGTCGACAGCCATCTGCCGACGACTTTCGGAATAGGACCGGGCGGCCAGCGGCTGGGTGCGGGGGATGTCGAACTGCTTGCGGTATTCGCCGGGTTTCATCCCGTGTGTGGTTTTCAGGTGCCGGGCCAGGGTCTTCATCTCCTTGCCGCAGAGCATGCAGACCACCTTGTCTTTTCCGAAGGCCTTCTTCCGGGAAATGGCTGGTGCCCCTGCTGCTTCCTCGACGACCTCGGCAACTACGGATTCGCCTTTTTCGAGCGCGGCGAGAGCTTTGTGGATTTCCGAAAGTTCGGCGATCAACTCCTCCTTGGTCAGAGAGGTGCTGGATGCATGGGCAGCGACGATCTCTGCGGCCATTTCGAGCAGTGTTGCCATGTTATTCCTCCTTGTTTTGGATAAGCTTATTCCAGATTGTGTTTGAAAGTGACATTACTAATACAACAATTTTTTTTAAAATCAAGAGAAAAGACATTATTTTCTGATAAATCTTGGTTAGATACGATTCGTTTTTGTTCTTGAGTCAGATTCGTTTGCGGTTTGGGTTTGCTTGACAGCCCCAGAAAATCACTTTTCCCTAGCCCACCGAACGAGGTTCTTTGGGACTCCGAATGAACCGCACATGCATTTATTTCTGGTCAGGTCACAACTGTCGACCTTGAGGGTAGGTTGAGCGGGTATCGACAATTTGTTTGCACGGTCCAATCAGGTGGGGTATAGAATGAACGCTCTGACCATTTCGATGTTTCAGGACCTTTGCAGATGAACATTCGCACGCTTCTCGAACGTCGGGAGAAGGAAACCCTATCCCGTTTTGCCTGTCTCAGCGGCCATAGCGGCGGTCGTCTGCACGACGAGGAACCGTGTTCGATCAGGACCGCATTTCAGCATGATCGTGATCGGATTCTCCACAGCAAATCATTCCGGCGTCTCAAGCAGAAGACGCAGGTTTTTCTTTCCCCTGAGGGGGATCATTACCGCACCCGCCTGACCCATACACTGGAAGTTTCGCAGATCGCCCGCACCGTGGCGCGTGCCCTGGCTCTCAACGAAGACCTGACCGAGGCGATTGCCCTTGGCCACGACCTGGGGCATACCCCCTTCGGCCATGCCGGCGAGCGGGTGCTTGATGCGTTGGTCCCCGGCGGTTTCCGCCATGTCCGGCAGAGTCTGCGGGTGGTCGAAGTGCTGGAG is a window from the Desulfuromonadales bacterium genome containing:
- a CDS encoding DUF2914 domain-containing protein — encoded protein: METRKLIMFLLLLCCLPVTALALEVREAVITTQVIDRAPVDAIQTYPSSVERLFCFTRVTGAAADTSITHVWYLRGVKMSRIELPVRSGDWRAWSQKTILPGSAGDWKVDVLGPEGNLLKSISFTLN
- a CDS encoding MucR family transcriptional regulator, which translates into the protein MATLLEMAAEIVAAHASSTSLTKEELIAELSEIHKALAALEKGESVVAEVVEEAAGAPAISRKKAFGKDKVVCMLCGKEMKTLARHLKTTHGMKPGEYRKQFDIPRTQPLAARSYSESRRQMAVDRGLGENLAKARAARGKGKKKK